A single genomic interval of Bacillus sp. es.036 harbors:
- a CDS encoding LacI family DNA-binding transcriptional regulator — MPTIKDVAKRAGVSRTTVSRVLNDNGYVSHEARQRVVEAVEEMGYIPSAHAKTMRTKRSGVIGVILPRISTETASRVVNGIEKELAANGYQILLTNTQLQPEKEIQNIKLLKSRQVDGIILLATNRNQDLLDTISEASIPFVAIGQELSGVTSVVYDDYHSAFSVTELLIEKGHRNIGFIGVQETDHSVGVVRKQGYLDAMEKHGFPVEKGWVQYGNFTFESGYEAASQLVEQSERRPTAIFAVTDRMAIGALGFLKEQNIRIPEDIALFGIGASDLSRHVTPPLSTVDYFNEDAGQKTAQLILEQLSGKVLEKEKIKLDYRLIERDSV, encoded by the coding sequence ATGCCAACAATTAAAGATGTAGCAAAACGTGCTGGAGTCTCTCGCACAACAGTTTCACGAGTACTTAATGACAATGGCTATGTAAGTCATGAAGCAAGGCAGCGCGTCGTTGAAGCCGTTGAGGAAATGGGATATATCCCAAGTGCACATGCTAAAACGATGCGAACGAAGCGCTCTGGTGTCATTGGCGTTATTTTGCCAAGAATTAGTACGGAAACAGCCAGTCGCGTTGTGAATGGCATTGAGAAAGAACTTGCAGCCAACGGGTATCAAATTCTTTTAACAAATACACAACTACAGCCGGAGAAAGAAATACAAAATATTAAACTACTAAAAAGTCGTCAAGTTGACGGCATTATTTTGCTTGCCACAAATCGCAATCAAGATTTACTTGATACGATTTCTGAAGCTTCGATCCCTTTTGTTGCCATTGGACAGGAGCTGAGCGGAGTAACTTCTGTGGTATACGACGATTATCATTCTGCTTTTAGTGTAACCGAGTTGCTTATTGAAAAAGGTCATCGTAACATTGGGTTTATTGGTGTACAAGAGACTGACCACTCTGTTGGGGTTGTTCGAAAACAAGGCTATCTTGATGCAATGGAAAAGCACGGTTTCCCAGTTGAAAAAGGATGGGTTCAATATGGTAACTTTACGTTTGAATCAGGTTATGAAGCGGCAAGTCAACTAGTGGAACAATCAGAGCGACGACCAACCGCGATCTTCGCTGTAACAGACCGAATGGCGATCGGAGCGCTTGGCTTTTTGAAGGAACAAAATATTCGAATCCCTGAGGACATCGCTTTATTTGGGATTGGGGCATCAGATTTATCACGACATGTGACCCCACCACTATCCACAGTGGACTATTTTAATGAAGATGCTGGACAGAAGACGGCCCAGCTCATTTTAGAACAGTTATCAGGGAAAGTTTTGGAGAAAGAAAAAATTAAGCTTGATTATAGACTTATCGAGAGAGATAGTGTATAG